ATGGCTTGAAATGTGTTGAATTAAAGTTTGagttgtggtgcctttgaatgacatgtTGATTAGAACAATTAGAATGATTGAATGACATGTTTTGTAGGTGTGTTTTAGGTCACATGTATGTGTGGGAAGAAAAGTGTCTTAGAATGCAAGCATAGGCCTTAACTTATCTTGTTTTAGGGGTTAATTTTGGAGCACACGACCTAGGACatgggctgtcacacggccatgtgttattttattttcaggtGCAGATTTCACACAGCCTAGGCTAAGGCTCCGTTCTTCATTGCGGCTGAGATGGGCTTTTAACCAAAAAAgcacttttctttaaaaagcaATGGAGAACACCCTCCATTTGATGGAAAAATATCAGCTTCTTAGAAGGACTTTTGGGCAGATGAAAAGTAGATTGTTTTAGCTTTTCAGTCAAAAAGTCCTTTTGGGTTGGTTACTTTACCTTTTTAGCCACACGACGCTGGTTCCCTCTGCTGCTACACTGCTCTCTGCTCTTTGCTCTTTGCTGGTTCCCTATTCTGCTACGCTGGTTCTCTCTGCTGCTACACTACTCTCTGCCCTCTACTTTGTTTTGCCTTCTGCTGGTGAgtttatctttttcttctcttattcTCTTATTCTCTTCTTCTGTATATTGATTGATTTTCGTCTGGGATTGATTTTCCTGAGGATTAAGTtggatatattttttttgttggatATATTTGGTTGAACTTATGTTGCTGGATCTTTAAGAAGATAGCTATGATTGAAAACAAAACCTTGAAACTTGTCTGTGGAGACAGATCCCATGgatccttcttttcttttggcaCATTTTCTTAATGTTTATCCAAGCAAATAATTAGATCTCGTGAGTTGTGACCGCTACTGCAACTTGAGATTCTAGAAGAGGCACCTTTGtcatagtttatttaatttaaaattggaataaaaaagAAGAGGGGCATAAATATTCCTGTGCTGTGCTGCCTTCCTCGGAAGGGAAAAAAGGTCCATTTTGCGTCGGATTTTCAACGGTAGCCGTAGGGTTCCAAGCACTAACTACCGAAACCGTTGAAATCATGTCCAATTCCAAAAGTCTAACCAGTCACCCCCATTGAATCAGTAGTCAACTCTAACTCCTATCCATGCCACCCTGCCATTGAATCTATTCTTCCCAGTTTCATCCAAGTTctcattcaaatttatatatctaGACTCATTCCATATTGGAAACAATTATACATTCTCCACGCTATGAGTCATTGCATGATGgaaaattaagtaattatttatgaaCGTGGATCAAAGAGACTGGCAAGTTGGGAAATACCTTTTATCGGACAACAAAAACTCTTCAATGCATATACTAAACGAGCTGATTATTCCAAGCCAAAATTTAAACAGTAGGCAGGCACCCATTGGTGCTGGGCTTGACTCTTATAGCCTTTCCCCTAATTATAGGGTGAGATAATTATGAATCATATTGAAAATTGAAGGGAAAGCCAAGGCCTTGGTCTTTTTTCCGTAGATGCAGTAGCTAATTGTTTTATTAGTTGCTTCCTTCCAAGTAAACGTTTTAGTGGAGTTTAGAAATTGAATTGTGGGCTGAAAATGATTCTTACAATAAATTTTTGTTCATGTGTATAGTTAATGTATATAGTTAAATTTTTGTTCATGtatatagttaaattttttatacacatgtaaacatatatatttatgtgacatttgattttcttcattgCTTTACTGGCTGAAACGAATCTGTTCGTATACACAATAGATGAGTACTTTGGCGATTGAAGTTAGTGATGAAAAAGTGAAAGCAATGTGGGATAAGAGATTGATAGACATATTTTGtgatatttgtattaaagaGATATTAAAAGGCAATAGGCCTGGTACTCATTTCACAAAAGATGGATGGTTGAAAATAATAACCAACTTTGAGAAAGAAACGGGCAAGGGTTTTTCACAAAGACAACTTAAAAATAGGTGGGATGCCctaaaaaaagaatggaaagcTTGGAAGAAACTTAAAGGCGAAGATACTGGTTTAGGGTGGAATCCTATAAAAAGAACCGTTGATGCATCTGATGAATGGTGGGAGAGTAGGCTCCAGGTacattaaaaattctaaatattttttatttttttatttatgaggttattgccaattactattattaatcaatcattttatatataggtTGTGCCTGaagctaaaaaatttaaaacatcgGGCATTGATCCTGAATTCGAAGGGAAGTTGGATCAAATGTTCATGGGGATAGTTGCAACAGGTGATAAAGCATGGGCACCTTCTTCTGGTACACTCCATAGTGATTTTTTTGAGGATGTTAACAACGAAATACCTGAAGAgagtgaagaagaaaatatgagaaatgatgttcacatttcaaatgatgttcaaattgatggaaacggtcaaaaaagaaaaaatcctaAGACGTCAACTTCACATTTTAAAACTGGAAGAAAGAAATCCTCAAAGCAAATTGGAGGGGCTGCAAGATTGTCCagtcaaatagaaaaactatgCAATGCAGCTGACAATATGAGTCAAGTCACATCTAGTTTGACTCCTGTTATGGATCCATATGGTATTCCACAAGCAGTCAAAATGCTTGACAGCATGTCGGAAGAAGTTCCAGAAGCTAGTCCGCTATACTTTTTTGCACTTAGATTATTGCTCAATAAGGACAAAcgaattatgtttttatcaattaatcccAAGATTAGAGCTTTGTGGCTTAAGATGGAAATGGAggatagttgaaaattttatgatcttCTAGGGTTCAAAGATATCTATTTATGTGTAATCTTCTAGTTATAATGGCTTAAGCGAAGTATGTTTTTATcaatagttatttatgtttagtttttagatattgaatttatgttctacttatttatgtgtaaactagttttattaatagttgtttatgtttggtctttagatattgaatttatgttccacttattttttactaaattagttttattaatagttgtttatatgtgattttggatATAAAATTTTTTCACAGCTGATGAGTATAGTTGAGGATTATAGCGGTGATGAAAGTGATgatgaaagggaaaagaaagagattttaCAACGCATGGAATGTTTTAACCGAATATTTGTTGTTGCATCTTCTTCCATGCAATTATATTACGAGAAGTATATATTGAGGCAACCATGCATGGATTCAAAACAGTCAGGTGAGACATGGATCCGAGAGATCCTTGACGGTCACGAATCATgttgtatgattaattttaagatGTCTAAAATGGTATTCACAAGTTTGTTGAGAGTTTTGGAGACAAGATACAACTTGCAAACTTCAAGAAACATATCTTCTAGTGAAATGTtgggaatttttttatacatcttGGGCATCGGTGCAAAAGTTTCCCAatgtcgagaaagatttcaaagGTCTGGATCAACAATAAGTTGATACTTTGCAGTTGTGCTTGAGAAAGTTTCAAGGATGGCCACTGATCTAATTGCACCCGAAGATCCTTTTTTTAGCTCAATACCCGAAAAATACGTAATGATTCTAGATATATGTCgcattttaaggttaaaatttaattttatattattatattttaatatatttggtcGACTAAAAATATGCACgagagtaatatgattatttgttcAGGATTGCATAGGTGCAATTGATGGTACTCACATTGCGACTATTCTTCcaccaaatgaacaaattccCTATATTGGAAGAAAAGGTATCTCGACTCAAAATGTTATGGCagtatgtgattttaatatgtgtttCACATTTGTCATGGTTGGATGGGAAGGATCGGCACATAACACTAGAATATTTCTTGATGCAATTCGAGatccaaaatacaaatttcTTCACACTCCAAAtggttagatattttatttatatgtgattttttaaataataaaatataagttctttaattgattttttattaaaaaattcttgaattaattgtttgttatattatgacttgtaggaaaatattatcttgttgatTCTGAATATCCTCAAATGAAAGGTTATCTTGGACCATATAGAGGtcaacgatatcatttacctgacTTCCGAAGAGGTAGACCGATTTCTGGTAAAGAAGAGATATTCAATCATTCACATTCATCATTACGTAGTGTGATTGAACGaacttttggtgttttgaaaaaaaaatgggtcATTTTAAGGGATATGCCaagttatagttttgaaaagcaAATGATGATCGTTGTTGCTACAATGACGATACACAATTTTATCCGAAAACATGTCGGTCGAAATGATGCAGATTTTATGGAATACGAAGATATTAACTCGGCATATGAGAATAATATTGATTCAGAAAATGCGCATGGTCCACAAAGTGATGATGACGACGGCAACAATGATGATAGTGATGATGACGGTGAATCAAACAATTTTagtggttttgaaatggaattaacaagagatgctatagcttctagtttaatgaattcactttaaattgtaaatgctattgtaaaatttttagtatttatattatatatataaatattatcccctttttaaaacttcaatccaaatatatctaatattttaatttgttaggtttgtgttttctatgttatgttaatatctaatatgggttatatattcaaatacattttaaaataaaataatacaaatgtgttaaaagcattaattaaaaataaaaataattttgtaataatacaattgtgtcaatacctaattacaaatatttaattattatatttaaatatttaaatatagtttatatattctaattaaatttaataaataattaatattaattacttagaaatatttaaaattaatattatatattaaaatattaacagaagttataataattttttatatttttactaaaatatcataatattaactaatttgaacattatttaaatacatatttgttactttataatatcatgtctaaaatggatattttattcttcaaaagtactttttgacagtaataccaaacactcaaaattctcaaaagcacttctcaaaaacacttttccacaacacttttcaaaagcacttttcaaaagcaatgaagaactggccctaagtcacacggtcatgtgacccatgtttcccaattttttatattttttccaaaattttttgagttatttcaaattagtcattgattgttttcaaactatttttagggtctcttaggctcgatttaaggtcgtaaaattatttttttctataaataaattatgttatcaaatgttaatatataattgtatGTTAATTTCTGTTTCGATGATAAATGGTTTGAATTGTAcagtaatgctttgtaaccctaatctaacgACAGAGAtgagttaagggtgttacagtagttggatttggttttattttaaataagaataGAATAAaggtattaaaatatttttattctatttttaattccCAATAAAATTtcctcccatttattttttttcctacGTTTGTTCTCTCATTCCCCATTTCACGCCGTCGTTATTCTCCCAACCTTTacaattagattttatttgtttttcttccatTCGTTCTTTCTGTTCTTgttcattattttgttattagtaTTTTGGCTGTCAAATCGTCTGCTTTGGtctttgatttgtttcttgTTTCAACTTTGCTTCCCCATTCTCTTGCTGCTAGATTGGTTTTCAAGTTGTGGTTAGTCAAGGTTGTTTCGTCAGGTAACATCGTGATTTTGTTTTAGTAGTTTAGGTTTCGGGAgtattattgaattttgatgtGGAATCGGGTTTTAGTATCGATTTTATTATGCTCTTTTGTGTGCTTTCAAGAGAGGATCGAGAGGAAATTTGTGCTCCTTTAATCATTTAAACGGCAAGTTGTTGTCGTTCACTGTTGCGTaagtattttaatgtttttggaAGCTGAATGTGGGCATTTTTATGGAATATtcgatttagtttttttataatcaTTACTGATTTGAGCATGTTAATGACAATTTTAGGTTATGGGAGTCTCGTGGTGGCATTTACATTGAAATCAGATCAGGTGTATAATGAAAACTCGAGAAAATAACGAACAACCAAAGCTAAAAATCTAAACTATCAACACACCACAATCGTGTGGTAGATCATGTGTCAagttgtgtgtgacacacaatAGTGTGACAGGCCGTGTGCTGgaccgtgtggcccacacagacatgtgggcccaaaatctaaaaattttccctagggcaGCATTTAGATCAAACGTAGTTCTTCTTCAATTATACTATGGTGAGATTTTGAGTTTCTAGCACCTTTGAGAATTGGTTTCAATTATTGTTGCTCACAGTTGACAAGACCGTGACATACTACTGTGCACCCATATGCTGCCTGGACTTGTGGTGTCGGAGAGGGTGTCTAACATGGGtatagtaaaaattttaaagtttttccaaACATGTGGAAGATCATGCCCCCATATCCATTTTCAAATATGTGTGTGTCCAACATGGATAATTGAGAGAAATTGAGAAGTCCATGTTACAGTTGCTCCCATTGCCTCTAGTATTGATTTGTAACAGTCGCAGCAAGTATTatccttttccttttattttttatctagaATTTATGTaaacttttaattgtttttattcagAATCGGCAGCGGCCGATGGATTTGTGTTTCGACACTTCTGATGTTGCCCGTTCTTTATAGATCTAAATCTACTGTGTTATTGTTGGTTGCTACgaaagaaattattgattttatcaATTAGGTAAAAACAATTTTCCTTCAcgtttggttttcttttttctttttaaacttgTGATTATTACCTGCTTTTGACTTATTTTTCAGTATGACCCAAGAACAAGTTCCTGCACCTTCTAGCCCCAGAAATAATGAAGTTGTTTCCATCACCAGTGGGGATCAAAAGGTAAGTTGTGTTTTTACAAGGATGGAGATTATTAAATGCTATGATTGAATGTTATTACATATAAACTCTTATTTTAGGCGGATTATATAAACtagatttcatttatttattttagggttaatttccttttttttataatttataaaatacaacAAATTTTGGTGCCATTAAATAAAAACTGGAACATTACTCTCCATCTACaaaatttctcatttatgtttgaTCACATAGAAGGAATAATCACTTTCCTagatttcaattattatttttcctttcttcatcATCGTATTTCTTTTAAGATACATCATCATATTATTATGGTTAAAATATACTTTAGGTCCTTGTACTCTTCAACCATTgtctacttttattttaagaaattgatcCATCTActttccaaatttaaaaatacaagtcTAGTTGTTCACACTGTTAAAATTCTCCTATTAAATTCGGTtttattacaacatcatttttcttatttcatgactatcaaaatgaatatttgCATATTTCAACCATCAAACCAATGAATTTAGCAGAAGAAGTTTAACGGGGTAAACCATTGaaacataattttgaaatgtgaaaCGTA
This genomic stretch from Gossypium raimondii isolate GPD5lz chromosome 6, ASM2569854v1, whole genome shotgun sequence harbors:
- the LOC105774734 gene encoding L10-interacting MYB domain-containing protein, encoding MSTLAIEVSDEKVKAMWDKRLIDIFCDICIKEILKGNRPGTHFTKDGWLKIITNFEKETGKGFSQRQLKNRWDALKKEWKAWKKLKGEDTGLGWNPIKRTVDASDEWWESRLQVVPEAKKFKTSGIDPEFEGKLDQMFMGIVATGDKAWAPSSGTLHSDFFEDVNNEIPEESEEENMRNDVHISNDVQIDGNGQKRKNPKTSTSHFKTGRKKSSKQIGGAARLSSQIEKLCNAADNMSQVTSSLTPVMDPYGIPQAVKMLDSMSEEVPEASPLYFFALRLLLNKDKRIMFLSINPKIRALWLKMEMEDS